A window of Leptotrichia wadei contains these coding sequences:
- a CDS encoding recombinase RecT — MVGAATLKSMINDERTKNKFKELLGNKAAGFLTSLLNTTNGNKQLQEAEPQSVLKAGAIAATLDLPIDPNLGFAYVVPYKRKYKDNRGNWQEKNEAQFQLGYKGFIQLAIRTGQYKKN; from the coding sequence ATAGTAGGTGCAGCTACACTAAAATCAATGATAAATGATGAAAGAACAAAAAATAAATTCAAAGAATTACTAGGAAACAAGGCAGCTGGATTCTTAACTTCACTGCTGAATACTACAAATGGAAATAAACAATTACAGGAAGCAGAGCCACAAAGCGTTTTGAAGGCTGGAGCAATAGCTGCAACATTGGATTTACCAATTGATCCAAATTTAGGTTTCGCCTATGTTGTGCCTTACAAAAGAAAATACAAAGATAATCGCGGCAACTGGCAAGAAAAGAACGAGGCACAATTTCAATTGGGCTACAAAGGATTTATACAGCTTGCAATTAGAACTGGACAATATAAAAAAAATTAA
- a CDS encoding recombinase RecT, translating into MFSNHKWIRKYNVMSKEEVREHAKKFSKTFLKSSSSWQTNFDSMAKKTVLKLLLSKFGILSIEMQTAQKVDQAVIKEVEPNGNVEVEYVDSPDNASDIVEEETEITILKVIMK; encoded by the coding sequence ATATTTTCAAACCACAAATGGATTCGAAAATACAATGTAATGAGCAAGGAAGAAGTAAGAGAACATGCTAAGAAATTCAGTAAAACATTTCTTAAAAGTTCTTCAAGTTGGCAAACAAATTTTGACAGTATGGCAAAGAAAACTGTATTAAAATTATTGTTGAGTAAATTTGGAATTCTAAGCATTGAAATGCAGACAGCACAGAAAGTAGATCAGGCTGTTATAAAAGAAGTCGAGCCAAACGGAAACGTGGAAGTTGAATATGTAGACAGTCCTGACAATGCAAGCGATATTGTCGAAGAGGAAACAGAGATAACGATACTCAAAGTGATAATGAAATAG